A part of Anabas testudineus chromosome 9, fAnaTes1.2, whole genome shotgun sequence genomic DNA contains:
- the wu:fa19b12 gene encoding WRNPLPNID domain-containing protein yields the protein MAKRRAEDNLLHDSPSKRRYRSLYSVDMQLHSVARSGGLSLSPPSLMALVGSRCRKRPHYFEDTDKEAQEAAAGFYYKTTHCDTRKHEANVLTVQTSGSFQESRISGTFTNHKKRQREDCVCANTATTKAKELADAGTNTEDCTYNSFQYWRVPLPELDLSLLEDAGDHSQAKDKDSSSEAMET from the exons ATGGCAAAGAGACGCGCTGAGGACAACCTGTTGCACGACTCTCCCTCCAAAAGACGCTACCGgtcactttacagtgttgacATGCAGCTGCACAGCGTGGCGCGGAGCGGGGGTCTGAGCCTGAGTCCTCCGTCCCTCATGGCTTTGGTGGGCAGCCGCTGCAGAAAGAGGCCACACTACTTcgaagacacagacaaagaggcACAAGAAGCGGCAGCAGGTTTTTATTATAAGACCACACACTGCGACACTAGGAAACACGAGGCAAATGTTTTGACCGTGCAGACTTCTGGAAGTTTCCAGGAAAGTCGCATCTCCGGTACATTCACAAACCACAAGAAACGACAGCGAGAGGACTGCGTGTGTGCAAACACTGCCACTACCAAAGCGAAGGAATTA GCTGATGCAGGCACAAACACTGAAGACTGCACTTACAACTCATTCCAGTACTGGAGGGTCCCCCTGCCTGAACTTGACCTTTCGCTGCTAGAAGACGCCGGTGACCATTCCCAAGCGAAAGACAAAGACTCCTCTTCTGAAGCCATGGAGACCTGA